The genomic DNA TGTTGTATGAGGGCTCTGAAAACAATGGCGCGATGTGTACAGAGGAAACATACTTGATTTGATGTCCTCCGCCGTCACCGTTTCATTTGCGGGCCGACGCGTGTGATGAGCCGTTGGGCTTGTTTGTGTTCAAGCGTGCAACACTAGAGGGGGAAGATGACCGTTGTGATGGTTGACTTCAACCCGGTTCAAAAGCTCATATTTTACAGTCTAATTATCAAATATATCTTCGACTTGAAGGatttttcaaattaattttaTTCAATGTCTgtttcccctcccctccacagaTTCAGCCGTGGACAGCCCCCAGGTCTCCCCCGTGAGCTCCAAGGGTCCCCTCTGCCTGTCCCCCTCCTTCCAGATGTCGACCCTCAGCCTGCCGGGCCAGACCCCGTCGCCCCTGCAGAGCCCCATCCTGAGCGAGGTGGGCAGCAATGCCaggctagaggaggaggaggaggaggagggcaggaggaagGTACGCTGCCACCCTTCTTGCCCCCctcttttattattctgttgttTTCAAGAGTATAAAGAAGTTTGAAAGTTGCCCATCACTCAGTTTTGAACCGCATGTCGCTCTTCTCCCTCAGCGATATCCCACCGACAAGGCCTACTTCATCGCCAAAGAGATTCTGACCACGGAGCGAACGTATCTGAAAGACCTCGAGGTCATCACTGTGGTGAGTTATTACCGAGGCAAAGGAGAAATAATTTGGTGATTTCAAAACAAACGTAGAAGCCTGGACTATaatctatatctatatcgatGGATAATCAGGGCCCGAGCAAAGTGTTTTGGCCACACCCATGACGTCGGCCCCCAACGACCGATTGACTGGAAATCTGACACGCCACAAATTAACGAACTTGATCGAATTTGGTCGGTACAATCTAAAGACTTCAAAGTTATCAAAAGCTTTAAATTGACGGAACAGCATATCTGTGGCGGCCATTTTACATCAATTTATATAAAATGAGCTCATGTAACTCCACTGGACATGcttgaatctgccccaaactggccataatacaattaattaaaattCATGGCCTGATTATGTCGACAAGCCCATTTTCACTGTCATagtgccacctactggcaaCAGGAAGTTGATTTACATTAAATTGACACGATGTTATCTACACTTGTTGTAGAGCAGTATAAAGCTTGTTGACGCATGTTGTCTAGCGCCACACGGTGGATACAGGAAGTAGTGGAAACAGAATTTCCAGCGTCACTCCATACAGGAAAAAATGAACCTGACTACCACGTGAGTACCCCGACAGcactgcttgcagctttaattatttttaaaatgtgcataaaaaaacaataaaatggttAAATGATATGAAAACAAGTatatgtaactttaaaaaagaaaggatatatataactttaaaaaagaaaggaaatgatAAAAGAGGCATAACAATGAATTCTTCTAACAGAACCAGACCCTTGTGGTGCACGTTAATGATATCCAATTCACTACGAATTTGAAATTGAACAAATGATTAATGTAAAGGGATAATACACAGGATCCACCCTTCATCATAAAGAGTCCTTCCGTCACAGGTATTGTCAGTCAAAACATCAGGTGAAGTACACAAAGTCCACTCTGAATCATATAATTCAACCCTCACCGAGTTGAAGTACACACCTGCAGAGCAGCTGCCTCACACTAATCTCTTGTAGCCTATAAACAGAAAGTGCAGCGACATGACGGATAAAAGGGCAGCCCAACAGGCCCTCTAAATATCTttcaatgtaaatgttgttttattttcagcaaATCTTGATGAGCCTCTAGCTACAAAGAACCTAATAAAGGTCGGACACCAGATCACAAGCTACGGATTTGCTTTATGTTGCCCACAGGCTGGAAGACTTTGTGTAATGAGTGTTTGGAACtggaggaggaaaaataaagtATGTTAAGAGGAAATGCCTCCTGTTCCAACATGATCGTGTTGCCGTACCGGTCTATTCAGTAGGCGAGTTCATAAGCATCAACAGTCGGTTGTCCCTCTCCTGCTCTTAGTGGTTCCGCAGCGCCGTGATCAAAGAAAACGCCATGCCCGAAGCCCTGATGACCCTCCTCTTCTCCAACATCGACCCCATCTACGAGTTCCACCGGGGCTTCCTCAAGGAGCTGGACCAGAGGCTGGCTTTCTGGTAGGTGCTCCCCACGAGTGTCTGTGTGATGAAGTGCGATGCGACGCTAACAAAGACCAAACGATTCCACAGGGAGGGACGCTCCAACGCTCACGTCAAGGGCGACTACCAGAGGATCGGAGACGTGATGCTGAGGAACATGTGCGCCCTGAAGGTGAGAACTCCTTTCCATCTCCcccacttccttccttcctctctcgtCTCATGTGTGCTCTTGTCCCCCCCCCTTTAGGAGTTCACCGGCTTCCTGCGGAAACACGACGAGGTGTTGACGGAGCTGGAGAAAGCCAGCAAGAGGCTGAAGAAGCTGGAGACGGTCTACAAGGAGTTCGAGCTGCAGAAGGTCTGCTACCTGCCCCTCAACACGTTCCTGCTCAAGCCCATCCAGCGCCTCATGCACTACAAGCTCATCCTGGAGCGGCTGTGCAAGCATTACTCTCCCACCCACCGCGATCACGGGGACTGCAAGGGTGAGCGCTCCATCGCTTTCTGTAGGCGGCGTCATTGATGATCCAACATTGAATCACTTCTTCAATGAGGCTAACTGGTTTTTAATAACGCGGGGATCGGACTACATGATATTTTAGTTTTGAGGGTCAATGTGTCCGATTGGGCGATCTCAGTTCTTGGCATGACGTGTTGGACTTCTTTCACGACTGTAAAGAGTGCACCGACTATTGGTCATGTGATGCTTTTTGACTGAACAGAAAACATGCTACATGATGAAATGTATGGCGATGGAATGACCAACGTGTGTGCTCTGCTGATATTATTGGATGCACTATGTCTCTTATTAAACTGATATTATGGAGTCTAATCTTGGTTCAAAGATAAGTTACTGTAGGTTTAGTAAATGTAGCTGAATCCCTCTTCCTGTGATGGAGTAGGGGTACCCCAACCAGGAATTAGCTCTGATCGTGCCACGTCCTGATGTCAGTGCTCTGATTTTTAAGAGTAGGCCTGTTCTTTACATTTTGACCATGTTGgccgtgttgttgtttatgaatTGCCACATTGTTTCATCGCTGCAATGTTTTACTGTGAGGCCGGCAGTCGAATAGGCCTCTCCCCGAGATGGAAGTAACACTTGCTTTTAcctcaacacattttaaactttttaataCCAAATATCAACaggttgaaaataaaaacaaacgtatCATTCTCAAAATTAACCTTTTCTCTTTGGGAATGGTTAGAAGacttttaaaatagtttttattttgttcacttGCAGAGGCTCTGAAGGAAGTGGCCGAGATCGCCACCCAGCTCCAAAGCAGCCTCATCCGGTTGGAGAACTTCCAGAAGCTGACGGAGCTGCAGAGAGACCTGATCGGCATAGAGAACCTGACGGGGCCAGGCAGGGTGAGTGCAGTGACGTagagtggagggtagggggtgCTGTGGAGACCGTCTGACGAagtttcctttttctttaatAGGAGTTTATACGAGAGGGGTGTCTGTACAAGCTCACCAAGAAAGGACTGCAGCAAAGGATGTTTTTCCTGGTTGGTGCAAAGACTCCTCCTTACTTAAACTTCCATTTCCTCAAATCAATGCACTTAAAAGGTAACCCTAAATGTTTCCTCTCAGTTCTCAGACATGCTCCTCTACACGAGCAAAGGCGTCACGGCGACCAATCAGTTCAAAGTGCACGGCCAGCTGCCCCTTCATGGCATGATTGTGagtgtttacccccccccccccccccctgttaaCCTTCGTCCCACCACAGCTCTAGCAGAGGAATAGTAAACCCTGATGGTGAGATGTGTATGATGTGATCAGTGTCGAGAAGGGAAGGGCCCCCCGGGTGTCCTAACTTTGCATGTCTCTGCTTTTACTCCTGGCTGCAGCTCATAGTGCTGGATACACCGGTAAGTCCTCTGAGCGCCGCCGGCCCTGCCCTTCTCCCACGCTCGTGTAGACAGGCCGCCAAGCCATTGCTCAAGATGCCGAAGCTTGTCGGTGCGTGCAATAGCCTgtggttttttatatattgctCCACGATCGAGGCCGTGGGCATCTCCACTGATAAAGTACAAGCAATGACGTACGGATGTTTGTTTTACAACTGGTTCGTACATCTTAAAAGCTTGACGTAGACCCTGGTTCCTCCAAAGGTTCCTAGAACGCCacgcaggagtgtgtgtgtgtgtgtgtgtatagatgctCCGGTAGAGACCCAAAGGCCTGTTTGTGACTCCAGTCAGACCCTGGCTGtgtttcccccttttcttttcttttttatccctAAGCTCAAGTCGTTCATTgtgaacaaatgtgtttttgttgttttgggatGGAATGGTTTCTCTTTTGTTCCCAGGTCGAGGAGAGTGAAAACGAGTGGTCGGTCCCTCACTGCTTCACCATCTACTCTGCTCAGAGGACCGTTGTCGTGGCTGCCAGGTGAGAAATGAGAAAGAAGGACCACAAGTTGCACTGTGGTGTTCCGATCAATTAATAGTGTACAGAGAATCTTGTATTGtgaatatgatatataattTGATCTTCTTTCTATGCTGTAtgtaaatgcacacaaatgtcGTCCTGTCTGGGATTGCAGCTCTAAAGTGGAGATGGGGAAGTGGATTGAGGACATGAACATGGCTATTGACCTGGCCAAGAAGTCCCAGGAGAAGTCCAGCATCTTCCTTGATGCAGGACTTGGCGACCACTCCAACCGTAAGAGCGTCTCTTCCCTCAGTGTTCCCTGAAGATGCACCCTGACTGCTGCACTggtcgtcttttcttttttcttaaaaaaaaaagaaaagacattttttttgaatatttttttaaaccgcaTTCAAATGTACAGTTAATCCCTCCCCTTCCAAACAACTTCCTGTCCCGCCTCCTACTCCTCCCCCTCAGGATCGTCTGACGAGGTCTCcctggagcaggagcaggagtcGGAGGACGACATGAACTCGTCGCACACGTCGCTGGACAAGCAGACGCACCACCGCGCCAACACCACCATGCACGTGTGCTGGCACCGCAACACCAGCGTGTCTATGTCTGATCACAGCCAGGCTGTGGAGGTACTCCTCCTCCGcccacgtcacacacacacacacacaccacacaccacacgcgcgcacacacacccgTTTACACGTCTGCAGACAACGAGTAGTTTGAACAAGCGACATTCGTCTCCGCTGCAGCGGCGGATTTGGGGAACGCGGCTGCCGTCATCTCTGCGTTTCACCTCCCCTTCGctaacatttaaatgttccctctttcttttcctcccccctcctggtGTCTGTTAACACCCAGTGTCCCATCTGTCCTGGAAGGCTCTCTGCATTCGTGAGGATACTAATGTGCACGCAATAAAAGatttctcctccaccttcttcctCCACAGACCTCGAGGACttctctcccccttttcttcctctccaagctaacatgctaactcctgttctctcctcccttttctcccttttctcctcccttctctttgTCGTCTCGCCCTCTCAGTCTACGGCTCTCCGGCTATCTCACCAGAGCTCCCTCCTCGCTACCTCCTCGGTCAGGGCCAACGACCGAACACCATCACACACGTTTGCTGGTACCGCAACCAGAACCTCTCTCTCACTGATTACCTGAGGATGAACCAGGTACCGGAGCCACGCGGGCCGGGAGAGTAGTTTCTCCCTGGAGTCTCGCTAGAAATCACGGCAGAGTGAAAACGGCTAattatgtcttctttttttaaatatggaaattcaacgagagagaaaaagaccCATTGTTAgtgatttttcattttttttcttgaggTTTCACACCAATTGCACACAAAGTGGCATCACACTTGTAAGTCCTCCTAAGTCCTCCATTTCTACAAGATCGCACGACATGAAACCAGATTCATCACCTTCATTCTCATATTCAAACATCCATCTCAAACTATACctacacattaaaacaaatgcagGCAAACgcaaaaacgcacacacaaaaaggcaggtttaagacgcacacaaaaaaaaactagaaatgGTGACAAAAGGAGGAAAATGTTATAGAATAGACGCAATTAATGTAACCCAGAACCGAATATGTCTGGCGCTTCACAATAGGATGAAGTCTTTATaactgaaatatgaaaaatgtatgaCCCCTCCCCCGCAGAAACTAATTGTTACAACTGATTGCTGCAGAAATATTGctttaaagtaaaaacaacatttgttgCCCATTGATTCAATCAGCGTTGACGTCGCCAAAAGCAACGGGGCAACAAGCGGGCGGTCGTTGAGTCCGTCCACTTCATCGGCCACAGAAAGCGAAGCAGGTCTTTGATTAACAGAGCCCCTCAAAAACGTCTTCTATGTAATCGATGTCGCGACCCACGAACCCCGGCCCGTACCTTTTGAGGTTGATGAGGAAACGGCAGCTACAAACGCTCGGCTAACCTTTCTGTCTTTGCTCCCATTGTCTGCGTAGAACCAGCTGTCGGGTTACCTGCTGAGGAAGTTCAAGAACAGCAACGGCTGGCAGAAACTCTGGGTGGTCTTCACCAACTTCTGCTTGTTCTTCTACAAGACTCACCAGGTTAGCAGACGAGACCCTTCCAAACACGTCCCTCTGGTCTGTGTTCAGCCAGCgctaacccccccacccccccacaggACGACTTCCCGCTGGCCAGCCTGCCCCTGCTCGGCTACACGGTCAGCACCCCTGAGGAGTCGGACGGCATCCACAAGGAGTACGTCTTCAAGCTGCAGTTCAAGTCCCACGTTTACTTCTTCCGGGCGGAGAGCGAGTACACCTTCGAAAGGTACGCACACCAACGAGGGGGCGcgttattaaaaatgtttttatgaataaaCATAACGCCTGTGCGCATGTCTCCACAGATGGATGGAGGTGATCAAGAGCGCAGCCAGCACCGCGGGCCGGATGAGCCTGCTCATACCCAAAGGGGGTCCCGTGGAGATGAACGGGAACTGACTCGGACGCCGCCCCTGGAGGCCGGGCCTCCCTGGGGGCTGGGCCTCCCTGGAGGCTGGGCCTCCCTGGAGGCCGGGCCTCCCTGGGGGCTGGGCCTCCCTGGAGGCTGGGCCTCCCTGGAGGCCGGGCCTCCCTGGAGGCCGGGCCTCCCTGGAGGCCGGGCCTCCCTGGGGGCTGGGCCTCCCTGGAGGCTGGGCCTCCCTGGGCCATCAGAGGCAACCGGGTCTCTTTTTGCTTTCCTGACAGTCGGACAATACCAGACGGAGACTGAAAGATAAACAGGCAGTTAAAGAGTATTCAACCTTTCTCGGCCTAAGGACTTAATTGTAATGGTTTGTAAAATGCTACCGTTCGTGTCAGTATACAGGACATAATGAAAGGGAGACTTTTTGAtcagttttttattatttaattctttGCATGTTTAGTGCTCCGTTGTACTGATGGGAAATACTATTCTATGGGACCAACTCCCACACAAAGGGGGCTTTTACTGTTTAGCATGCGATGGCCGAAGCTTTGTTGGGACACAGCCAACAAAGTATgtgggggggaaataaatgaaGGTGCacgataatgtgtgtgtgtgtgtgtgtgtgtgtgtcacggagGTGAGCAGAAAGTTTACAGGATGTTAAAGCAAGTCGTTACGTTTCTGGAGATGCATGAGAGGTTTTGAGCAAATCTGACACGCACACAATTTCGGTTGCAAACATTTAAcagcattatttaaaaaaatgttctccaAGAATAAAGCTGTATGAAGTATTCGTATGAGCAGCAGTTATTCCCGAGGCTTCCCTGTCGCTGGGTGGAGGTTTCATATGTTAAAGGGAACTGCTTTCATCTAGTCGGGCAGCGTTTAAGGCCAGTTCGGTGCTACGCTTCTCTCTTTAATatcaaatgtaatcaaatgtaTCCTGTTTTATTCTTTCGGCATAGGGATAACAACTTGAGGAAATATTGTGCAGTGGTGACTGGTGTGCAGAAGTCACAGGTTCTCAGAACCAGAAGAACACATTTTGAAGTGATTGTACTCGGTGATGTCACCAACGACTCTTATTGTCTGTCATGTGTTGTGCTACATGCACACGTGATATCAATTGgtacagtatgttttttttttgttgttttttttttgtatgtagaCTGGAatctttacgtgtgtgtgtgtgtgtgtgtgtgtgtgtgtgtgtgtgtgtgtgtgtgtgtgtgtgtgtgtgtgtgtgtgtgtgtgtgtgtgtgtgtgtgtgtgtgtgtgtgtgtgtgtgtgtgtgtgtgtgtgtgtgtgtgtgtgtgtgtgtgtgtgtgtgtgtgtgtgtgtgtgtgtgtgtgtgtgtgtgtgttcgcgtaAGGTGACGATGGGGGTCCTCTCCAAACCGTCtgacattctgtgtgtgtgtgtaaacgtaCATGTTACTCCTATTTATTGTTTAGCGTCATCAGGGCCGTTGCTCCCgcatgccccccctccccccccaaccACGTAGTCTTCATGttattcctttaaaaagaaaaagaaaacctaaCGAATAAAAGATCGTTGCAATCCTCTGTGGCTCGGTTTAACTTTGTGTGGGAGATTCATCGAGTGAACATCTGTCCGGTTGACTTTCTGGCCTGCTGCCCGTTTGTTTCCATGGTTCTTACAAGAGGCTGCAGACGCTTCGTTCTGTTCGCATCTCCTGGAGCTGCCAGTTTGcaacaactttttaaaaatgaatgcatttaaatTTCGAAACTGAAACCTTATTTTAGAACTTGTGGGTGCTTCAAAGAATAAGAGAATAAGACTGCATGAAAAACGGGAAAACAATTTTTGGGCCTAATGCAcgtgaaaatgtaaaaagaaaaagttttaaTAACATTGAAGGCTTGGATTTTATTCAATAAATGATTCAATCACACAAATGACGTCGGTAGAACGTGACAATCCGAAGCCAGGCAAAAGATATCAAAAGTTATAGCTGGTCTCGGAGTCCTCCAGCTAATGTAAAGGCTCAAAGCTGCCTTGTCCAGAACTGTAGTTGGAAGTACTTTATTACTAAAAGAGTAGAAACATCTGAACTGACGGGCCGTGGTAGAGGAAGCATTCACATCCTCTACTTTAACAATAAAATTCTAATTCCACATggtaaaaaaatactttattacAAGTTCTGCATTGACAACGATTCTTAAATAAAAGTGTCATTGTattcaggaaaataaaataatgaattgtaAAAGTACGCAATGCAGAAACATGTCCCCTGTTATGGTTGTGCAATTATTACATCTATCATTCTGTTATTATTACTCGTGCATTAATATGAAGAAGGGTTTCACTTTATATAAGGCTGCTAAAGATTATTTTCGTTGTGGATCTGCCGATTACTTTCTCCCTTAATCCATTGATTTGTTTACTTGCAAACATTCTTAACATGTCCATTGTTTTCCCAAAGTGATGCCTCCACAATGTTTGTGACATCAAACCAAATAAGTATTTAGAGGACAAGCAGCAAATCATtggcattttgttttaaaataaagaaaataaaggaaatatTGGTCATCGAGCAGTTTTGTTGCTCCCTGGGAAGTATGTTAGAATAAGGAGGAACACGTGTGTTATTATGaatgattgttttttcttccacaggaaATGAGTGACAATAAAGATTGATGTTTACATTAAAGGTCAAAAATAAAGGAGCTATTACAAGGATGTTTATACTATGAAATAGTATAAAAGAAGGGATTGCAGAATTGTaatgttattttgatttgcTCATGCACATAAAGgtagtcttatgttttatattaatacataaaggaagttataattaatagggaatattaatagagaatattctgcagaaatatattgtaaagcatAAGATGGTCATTGttctattattgtaactgttgatAACTATGTATTacaactgtatgatgcatgagaatgaatgatagtTTATTGTTTGGAAATGTGGTTAAAATTGAAGGTGTGTGAcgttattttattctgaaggcaagactagaggttttattctgaagaggaacttctcGTCTTGACCtgaagtgtgacgtttgaccccgtgATCTTTGAAGTGGCCTTAAGCCAATCAAAGGggatgtttgtttgacccagaGAATTACTAACATTTAAAGGTTCAAAGGCGTGACTGAGTACTTATAAAAGGGATTTGTGCTGAGGGGAACTGACCAGTTCCTACTTCACGAGAGAAAGTGACTTAGTCTGTGGAAGTCTGTCCAACCGGCcctcacgatcgtgaacgcATTATTTTGTCTGTTAcctttttgccattaaatattgttaattttaaacCCATTGAATCCAGACTTTTTCCTTAAGCCCGAGGCGTCCAGTAAACCCATCCCTTCACTATAAAGCccactgacgacaagacggtgaaggaaagaccactgacacacagacggtgaaggaaagaccactgacacacagacggtgaaggaaagaccactgacgacaagacggtgaaggaaagaccactgacacagacggtgaaggaaagcccactgacacacagacggtgaaggaaagaccactgacacacagacagtgaaagaaagaccactgacacacagac from Cyclopterus lumpus isolate fCycLum1 chromosome 4, fCycLum1.pri, whole genome shotgun sequence includes the following:
- the farp2 gene encoding FERM, ARHGEF and pleckstrin domain-containing protein 2 isoform X1; translation: MGELEGSYRVLQTPGIRLGAQFNPGISTLEPGQSLSGNMGSGSKSHGRWLQIRVQGLDDSQEFFDVDPKAIGQYLLSEVFLRGNLIERDYFGLEFQNMQMNWVWLEPTKPIMRQVRRPANTLFRLSVKFFPPDPGQLQEEYTRYLFSLQMKRDLMESRLICTENTGALLASHLVQSEIGDYDDAADGDFLRTSKLLPYQEKVQERIMELHRRHLGQTPAESDFQILEIARKLEMYGVRFHPAADREGSKINLAVAHLGLQVFQGNTKINTFNWSKIRKLSFKRKRFLIKLYPEVHGPHQDTLEFLMASRDQCKIFWKICVEYHSFFRMFDQPQPKTKAILFTRGSSFRYSGRTQKQLVDYVRENGAKRTPYQRRNSKIRMSARSLATDVPKQSLSFNDSLGAPGFPSSATVSFHPAHISSVLPRAELQPQPRSLATPSRSPAPPQQLQSPLQAARPPSPPKEDPVKAASLSHYAFQDSAVDSPQVSPVSSKGPLCLSPSFQMSTLSLPGQTPSPLQSPILSEVGSNARLEEEEEEEGRRKRYPTDKAYFIAKEILTTERTYLKDLEVITVWFRSAVIKENAMPEALMTLLFSNIDPIYEFHRGFLKELDQRLAFWEGRSNAHVKGDYQRIGDVMLRNMCALKEFTGFLRKHDEVLTELEKASKRLKKLETVYKEFELQKVCYLPLNTFLLKPIQRLMHYKLILERLCKHYSPTHRDHGDCKEALKEVAEIATQLQSSLIRLENFQKLTELQRDLIGIENLTGPGREFIREGCLYKLTKKGLQQRMFFLFSDMLLYTSKGVTATNQFKVHGQLPLHGMILIVLDTPVEESENEWSVPHCFTIYSAQRTVVVAASSKVEMGKWIEDMNMAIDLAKKSQEKSSIFLDAGLGDHSNRSSDEVSLEQEQESEDDMNSSHTSLDKQTHHRANTTMHVCWHRNTSVSMSDHSQAVENQLSGYLLRKFKNSNGWQKLWVVFTNFCLFFYKTHQDDFPLASLPLLGYTVSTPEESDGIHKEYVFKLQFKSHVYFFRAESEYTFERWMEVIKSAASTAGRMSLLIPKGGPVEMNGN
- the farp2 gene encoding FERM, ARHGEF and pleckstrin domain-containing protein 2 isoform X2, which gives rise to MGELEGSYRVLQTPGIRLGAQFNPGISTLEPGQSLSGNMGSGSKSHGRWLQIRVQGLDDSQEFFDVDPKAIGQYLLSEVFLRGNLIERDYFGLEFQNMQMNWVWLEPTKPIMRQVRRPANTLFRLSVKFFPPDPGQLQEEYTRYLFSLQMKRDLMESRLICTENTGALLASHLVQSEIGDYDDAADGDFLRTSKLLPYQEKVQERIMELHRRHLGQTPAESDFQILEIARKLEMYGVRFHPAADREGSKINLAVAHLGLQVFQGNTKINTFNWSKIRKLSFKRKRFLIKLYPEVHGPHQDTLEFLMASRDQCKIFWKICVEYHSFFRMFDQPQPKTKAILFTRGSSFRYSGRTQKQLVDYVRENGAKRTPYQRRNSKIRMSARSLATDVPKQSLSFNDSLGAPGFPSSATVSFHPAHISSVLPRAELQPQPRSLATPSRSPAPPQQLQSPLQAARPPSPPKEDPVKAASLSHYAFQDSAVDSPQVSPVSSKGPLCLSPSFQMSTLSLPGQTPSPLQSPILSEVGSNARLEEEEEEEGRRKRYPTDKAYFIAKEILTTERTYLKDLEVITVWFRSAVIKENAMPEALMTLLFSNIDPIYEFHRGFLKELDQRLAFWEGRSNAHVKGDYQRIGDVMLRNMCALKEFTGFLRKHDEVLTELEKASKRLKKLETVYKEFELQKVCYLPLNTFLLKPIQRLMHYKLILERLCKHYSPTHRDHGDCKEALKEVAEIATQLQSSLIRLENFQKLTELQRDLIGIENLTGPGREFIREGCLYKLTKKGLQQRMFFLFSDMLLYTSKGVTATNQFKVHGQLPLHGMIVEESENEWSVPHCFTIYSAQRTVVVAASSKVEMGKWIEDMNMAIDLAKKSQEKSSIFLDAGLGDHSNRSSDEVSLEQEQESEDDMNSSHTSLDKQTHHRANTTMHVCWHRNTSVSMSDHSQAVENQLSGYLLRKFKNSNGWQKLWVVFTNFCLFFYKTHQDDFPLASLPLLGYTVSTPEESDGIHKEYVFKLQFKSHVYFFRAESEYTFERWMEVIKSAASTAGRMSLLIPKGGPVEMNGN
- the farp2 gene encoding FERM, ARHGEF and pleckstrin domain-containing protein 2 isoform X3, producing MGELEGSYRVLQTPGIRLGAQFNPGISTLEPGQSLSGNMGSGSKSHGRWLQIRVQGLDDSQEFFDVDPKAIGQYLLSEVFLRGNLIERDYFGLEFQNMQMNWVWLEPTKPIMRQVRRPANTLFRLSVKFFPPDPGQLQEEYTRYLFSLQMKRDLMESRLICTENTGALLASHLVQSEIGDYDDAADGDFLRTSKLLPYQEKVQERIMELHRRHLGQTPAESDFQILEIARKLEMYGVRFHPAADREGSKINLAVAHLGLQVFQGNTKINTFNWSKIRKLSFKRKRFLIKLYPEVHGPHQDTLEFLMASRDQCKIFWKICVEYHSFFRMFDQPQPKTKAILFTRGSSFRYSGRTQKQLVDYVRENGAKRTPYQRRNSKIRMSARSLATDVPKQSLSFNDSLGAPGFPSSATVSFHPAHISSVLPRAELQPQPRSLATPSRSPAPPQQLQSPLQAARPPSPPKEDPVKAASLSHYAFQDSAVDSPQVSPVSSKGPLCLSPSFQMSTLSLPGQTPSPLQSPILSERYPTDKAYFIAKEILTTERTYLKDLEVITVWFRSAVIKENAMPEALMTLLFSNIDPIYEFHRGFLKELDQRLAFWEGRSNAHVKGDYQRIGDVMLRNMCALKEFTGFLRKHDEVLTELEKASKRLKKLETVYKEFELQKVCYLPLNTFLLKPIQRLMHYKLILERLCKHYSPTHRDHGDCKEALKEVAEIATQLQSSLIRLENFQKLTELQRDLIGIENLTGPGREFIREGCLYKLTKKGLQQRMFFLFSDMLLYTSKGVTATNQFKVHGQLPLHGMILIVLDTPVEESENEWSVPHCFTIYSAQRTVVVAASSKVEMGKWIEDMNMAIDLAKKSQEKSSIFLDAGLGDHSNRSSDEVSLEQEQESEDDMNSSHTSLDKQTHHRANTTMHVCWHRNTSVSMSDHSQAVENQLSGYLLRKFKNSNGWQKLWVVFTNFCLFFYKTHQDDFPLASLPLLGYTVSTPEESDGIHKEYVFKLQFKSHVYFFRAESEYTFERWMEVIKSAASTAGRMSLLIPKGGPVEMNGN